A window of Candidatus Neptunochlamydia vexilliferae genomic DNA:
CCCTCCAAAGTATGCTCCTTCCTCTTTATCCCTTGCACCAGCGGTTCACTCTAAAGAGCATTGCCGTCACCTTTTTGCAAGCGATCAGTGGCGCTGGAGCCGGCTTTGAACTCGAAGATAATGTCCTTCCCTTTATCGCCGGGGAAGAGGAAAAATGTTTAGAAGAGACCCGTAAAATTTTAGAGATGCCTACCCTTCCCATTTCTGTCCATTGCACCCGCGTTCCTGTTTCTCATGGACACCTGGCTTGTATCTCGGCTTCTTTTGAAACAAAGCCCACCCTGAGCGAAGTGAAAGAAGCTTGGGAAAGTTTCGGCCCCTTAACATATCGAGAAGAAGAGGACCGCCCCCAACCCCACCTTGACCTTGGCGCGGGGATGGAGATCTCTTTGGGACGCCTCCGTTCGTGTCCTCTTTTTGATATTCGCTTTACCGCCCTTTCTCACAACCTCATCCGAGGAGCCGCAGGTGGGGGACTTTTAACCGCGCAACACTGGATAGAATATGCTCAAGCGTCATGCAGCCTTTGAAAAACTTAGCCCTTCTTACCTTTTTCCCGAAATTCAGCGGCGGAAAGAGGCCTACCTGAAGGAAAACCCCGATACCGAACTGATCAGTTTTGGCATTGGAGATACCGTTTTGCCCCTTCCCCCTGTCATTGCCGAAGCGTTAGCGCGCGCAGCCCTCGAGCTTGGAACCGAAAAAGGGTACACCGGCTATGGAAAAGAGCAGGGACTCCGCCCTTTACGCGAGGGGCTTGTTTCCCGTTTTTATCCCCAATTTTCTCCCGATGAAACCTTCATCTCCGATGGAGCCAAAAGTGACCTGGGCCGCCTCCAAGCTCTTTTTGGAGGAAACCTCACCGTGGGGATCCAAGATCCAGCCTATCCCGTCTACTTCGATGGAAGCATCCTCCAAGGGGTAGAGGAGATCAAACTTCTCCCTTGCACTCCCAAAAACAACTTCTTCCCCACCCTACCTTCAGGCATCGATCTTCTCTACTTCTGCAACCCCAACAACCCGACCGGTAAAGCGTGCACTCACGAAGAGCTCGAAAAGATCGTCGCCTATGCCAAGAAAAACAACACCCTCATCCTTTACGACAGCGCCTACGCCGCCTTTATCCAAGACCCCAACCTCCCCAAAACGATCTACGAGATTCCCGGCGCTGAAGAAGTGGCGATAGAAATCGGTTCCTTCTCCAAGATGGCTGGCTTTACCGGGATCCGTCTTGGCTGGACCGTCATCCCCCAAAAGCTCACCTTTTCCTGCGGAAGTCCCATCGCCAAAGACTTTCACCGCTTCGCCTCGACCATTTTCAACGGCGCCTCCAACATCGCCCAAAAAGGGGGGATCGCTGCTCTCACCGATACTGGCTACGCCGCCCTCCAAAACAACATCACCTACACCCAAGAAAATGCCGCTCTCCTCAAAGAGGCCTTTTCGAAAATGGGTTACACCGTCTACGGCGGGGATAATGCTCCCTACCTCTGGATCGCCACTCCCGGCCGCCAATCGTGGGATGTTTTCCAAGAGTTTCTTGAGGAGAAGCACCTGATCGTCACCCCCGGCAAAGGGTACGGCCCCTCGGGTGAGCACTTTATCCGAGCAAGCGCCTTTGGGTACCGCTCCACACTTCAGAAAATAATCGCTGAGAGACAAAATGTATGATGAAAAATCCGAGGTTGAAGCGATTCAGAGTTTAGAAAGTAAAAAACCAGATACATAGAAAAATTTGTCACGCACTGCATAGTAATTTCAAAAAGTAAAAGCGCGGTCCTAAAATTTGGCATGATTCAAAAGGTCGGATAAGGAGATCTCGTTACCGAGACCTCCTCTCCTAAGAACTGGCCGTGCAAGTTTCCCTGCAACCAGCTCAAGCATCTATAAGGCCTTCATCGGAAGACCCGGCTTTTAAGGCAACTCGTATGCAATATATGTGCCTGTTGCCAAGGAGTCTTTTTATCCAGGGCAACGTTGTCTTTAGGAAAATGAAGATGATACCGTTTTTGATCTAACGATATTTCTTCACCACATTTGCTGCATTTCCCCTTTTGCCTTTCCCAAGTTTTGTAAATCGTTTCTCTATTGATGCGATTACACTCATGGGTATAACGATCTTCGTAGTAGTACTTCCAATCGTTGTCATAGGGGTTAGCCTCTCCTCTTATGAGATAATATCTCTTCACTAATATAGAAGAGGGCAAAATCTGCTTTTGAATGTTTCCTTTTTCATCCTTAGAGGTGAAAATCCAATCTCTATTGCCATATTTGTGAAAATATTTGTTTTTTATCCACTTACGACTTTTCATTGGATGTTCTCGTTTTGCTTTTCTCCAGAGGGTTTCATACATGTACTTCTCCAAACTTTTGAAGGTTTTTGTATGATTGATGTACCTGTGATAATTACACCATCCCCTTGTGATTGCATTGAGCTTAACCAACATTCTGGGAGAGTGCCACATCCTTTGGATCGTATCCTTTAGCTTTTGTTTAACAGAGCTAATGGACTGCTTTGACGGCTTAATGAGCAGCTTATCTCCATGTTTGCAGATATTCTGTCCTAAGAAATCAAATCCTTTTGAGATATGGGTTATCAGGGTTTTCTCCCTCGAGAGTTCGAGACCTCGTTCTCTCAGGAAACTTTCTATCAAAGGCTTTACCTTTTCTTCTAGTAGAGCTTTTGATGAACCGGTTATCACGAAATCATCAGCGTATCTGCAGAGATGCACTTTTGTTTCCCTGATTTTCCTAGACCCTGGATAACCAAAGGTTTCGTACAAAACTTTTTCCATTCCATCTAAGGTCATATTTGCAATAACGGGAGAAATTATGCCTCCCTGCGGAGAGCCCTTATCTGTCGGGTAAAGTCGGTTATTTTTTATATACCCAGCTTTTAACCATTTCCTCAGCACCTTTTCTTCGATGGGGATATTCTTTTCTATCCATTGATGATTTATTTCATCAAAGCATGATCGAATATCACCTTCTAAAATCCATTGAGCTGAGTTTTTTCTAGACAAGAGTTTATGCAGGTAGCTTATTGCATCGGCAGCTCGCCTCCCGACCCTAAAACCATAAGATCGAGAGTCCGCCTTTGCTTCGGCAATTGGGTCAAGGCTCAAAAGATACAAGGCTTGTCTGCTCCTACTTATCATCGTGGGAATGCCCAGTGGACGTTTTTTCCCATTCTTTTTGGGAATAGATACTCGTCTTAGGGGCAGTTCTTGGATGTCTTTTCTAGCAAGATCCTTGACTGCTTGTTCTTTTGAGCGGCTTGTTTTCCAAACCTGACCGTCTGCTCCCGCAGTTTTGCTCCCTTTATTTGTTGTCACCCGATATACTGCCAGCCTTCTGGCTGATAGTGATCGGATGAGAAGGCGACGTAAGTCTTTTACCTTAAGATAGTCCTTCCTTTTAAAAGCCTTCACGATACGTGCTTGTAGTCTTCGCACATCTCTTCTTGTCTGGATCCAATCAATGGATTTCCAGTTTTCGGTGATGCAAGGATTTGCGTCAGCTTGATTTGCCGTCATACACTTTGCCTCTTTTGCTAAGAACTCCAAGGTTCTCGTGATTAAACACCAGATGGACGTCTGCTTATCCTATCCATTACAGATAGGCTTTTGCTTTTTCCATCCTCCTACACCCTCAATCCCTATGGGATTTGCTCGCACATTTCCTTCCTTGAATAAGGAGAGGTTGAGGGGTTATCACGTTCCAAGCGAGCGACATTATTGAAGGGTTTAGGCTCCATCTTTACACCGGCAGTCTCATGACCACGACTGTGCAACTATAAGACACAGTTCCTGGCTGCATGCCTTTTTGGCTAAGGCTTATCAACACTTTTAGCCTTTTAGGGATAACGATGCTTACAATGGTTCACATCCGTTAGCCATGCCCTTCTTACCTAGCCCTTGAACGATAGAGTGTTGATCGTTCTGACTTCTTGCTCGCGCTTGAAGTCAAAGGTACATTGTCTCCAGAGCTTAAGGTAGAGAGATTACTCTCACTCCTTTCCGGATAGGTATACGGGGTGGTACCCGTAGTCAATCGAGTCGACATTCGCTCGCTTAGCTTCGTGTCGCACTATAATGGTCCCATAAATTAGAGCCACCTGCTAAGCTTATAACCTCCGTAATAAGGAGGCCAAAAGTGGCAAAGAA
This region includes:
- a CDS encoding Asd/ArgC dimerization domain-containing protein, encoding MDKLSVGLLGGRGLVGQTYVKLLEEHPLFKLAFMPSREELPDVEKAKGCALIFSALPNEAAEKIDPLYAAAGFPVFASASCHRMNHPLIIPEINGAKLKELRGGFIVSKPNCTLQSMLLPLYPLHQRFTLKSIAVTFLQAISGAGAGFELEDNVLPFIAGEEEKCLEETRKILEMPTLPISVHCTRVPVSHGHLACISASFETKPTLSEVKEAWESFGPLTYREEEDRPQPHLDLGAGMEISLGRLRSCPLFDIRFTALSHNLIRGAAGGGLLTAQHWIEYAQASCSL
- a CDS encoding LL-diaminopimelate aminotransferase, with amino-acid sequence MLKRHAAFEKLSPSYLFPEIQRRKEAYLKENPDTELISFGIGDTVLPLPPVIAEALARAALELGTEKGYTGYGKEQGLRPLREGLVSRFYPQFSPDETFISDGAKSDLGRLQALFGGNLTVGIQDPAYPVYFDGSILQGVEEIKLLPCTPKNNFFPTLPSGIDLLYFCNPNNPTGKACTHEELEKIVAYAKKNNTLILYDSAYAAFIQDPNLPKTIYEIPGAEEVAIEIGSFSKMAGFTGIRLGWTVIPQKLTFSCGSPIAKDFHRFASTIFNGASNIAQKGGIAALTDTGYAALQNNITYTQENAALLKEAFSKMGYTVYGGDNAPYLWIATPGRQSWDVFQEFLEEKHLIVTPGKGYGPSGEHFIRASAFGYRSTLQKIIAERQNV
- the ltrA gene encoding group II intron reverse transcriptase/maturase, yielding MTANQADANPCITENWKSIDWIQTRRDVRRLQARIVKAFKRKDYLKVKDLRRLLIRSLSARRLAVYRVTTNKGSKTAGADGQVWKTSRSKEQAVKDLARKDIQELPLRRVSIPKKNGKKRPLGIPTMISRSRQALYLLSLDPIAEAKADSRSYGFRVGRRAADAISYLHKLLSRKNSAQWILEGDIRSCFDEINHQWIEKNIPIEEKVLRKWLKAGYIKNNRLYPTDKGSPQGGIISPVIANMTLDGMEKVLYETFGYPGSRKIRETKVHLCRYADDFVITGSSKALLEEKVKPLIESFLRERGLELSREKTLITHISKGFDFLGQNICKHGDKLLIKPSKQSISSVKQKLKDTIQRMWHSPRMLVKLNAITRGWCNYHRYINHTKTFKSLEKYMYETLWRKAKREHPMKSRKWIKNKYFHKYGNRDWIFTSKDEKGNIQKQILPSSILVKRYYLIRGEANPYDNDWKYYYEDRYTHECNRINRETIYKTWERQKGKCSKCGEEISLDQKRYHLHFPKDNVALDKKTPWQQAHILHTSCLKSRVFR